The Fluviicola sp. genome contains a region encoding:
- a CDS encoding arginine decarboxylase, translated as MRTKYIDLIDQTFDFPQDEFHLREDRLMFHGIDLMRLIEEYGTPLKFNYLPQISHNIQRAKGWFREAMNNLGYSGNYYYSYCTKSSHFSFVLDEVLKNDVHIETSSAFDIDIVKNVLNAGKLKEGSYVICNGFKPPQYIQNIADLIDDKRLNVIPVVDNTAEIHDLIAATGENELKIGIRIASEEEPKFEFYTSRLGIRYREIVPFYKAFIQDNPRVQIKMLHFFINTGINDTSYYWNELTKCLRIYSDLKKVCPTLDSLNIGGGFPIKKSLAFDFDYAYMVREILMQVKRVCSDNDIPEPNIYTEFGSFTVGESGGAIFNVLHQKQQNDREKWNMIDSSFMTNLPDTWAINQRFIMLAINRWNDDYERVLLGGLTCDSDDYYNSEQHSNAIYLPKFDKNKPLYIGFFNTGAYQETIGGFGGLKHCLIPEPKHVLIQRDEHGKIVSELFSKEQTADDFMRILGYQP; from the coding sequence ATGAGAACAAAGTACATTGACCTTATCGATCAGACATTTGATTTCCCGCAAGATGAATTTCACTTGAGAGAAGATCGTTTGATGTTTCATGGTATTGATTTGATGCGATTAATTGAAGAATATGGCACGCCATTAAAATTCAATTACTTACCTCAGATTTCTCACAATATCCAAAGGGCCAAGGGTTGGTTCCGCGAAGCGATGAACAACCTGGGTTATTCCGGAAATTATTATTATTCGTATTGTACCAAAAGCTCTCACTTCTCTTTTGTATTGGATGAGGTACTGAAGAACGATGTTCACATTGAAACATCTTCTGCGTTTGATATTGATATCGTAAAAAATGTACTGAACGCCGGGAAACTGAAGGAAGGAAGTTATGTGATTTGCAACGGGTTCAAACCGCCGCAATACATTCAGAATATCGCAGATCTGATCGATGATAAACGATTGAACGTGATTCCTGTGGTAGATAATACGGCCGAAATCCACGATTTAATTGCTGCAACGGGCGAGAACGAATTAAAGATCGGGATCCGGATCGCATCGGAAGAGGAACCGAAGTTCGAGTTTTATACCTCGCGTCTGGGAATCCGTTACCGGGAAATCGTTCCTTTTTACAAGGCATTTATCCAGGACAATCCGCGCGTGCAGATCAAAATGCTTCACTTTTTCATCAATACCGGGATCAACGATACGTCGTACTACTGGAACGAATTAACGAAGTGTTTGCGTATTTACTCCGATCTGAAAAAAGTGTGTCCGACCTTGGATTCACTGAACATCGGTGGTGGTTTCCCGATTAAGAAATCACTGGCTTTTGATTTTGACTATGCCTACATGGTGCGTGAGATCCTGATGCAGGTGAAACGCGTGTGCAGCGATAACGATATTCCCGAACCGAACATTTATACCGAATTCGGATCATTTACAGTTGGCGAAAGCGGTGGTGCGATTTTCAATGTACTGCATCAGAAACAACAAAACGACCGGGAGAAGTGGAACATGATCGACAGTTCGTTCATGACAAACCTTCCGGATACCTGGGCTATCAACCAGCGTTTCATCATGCTGGCGATCAATCGCTGGAATGACGATTACGAACGCGTATTGCTCGGCGGTTTAACATGTGATTCGGATGATTATTACAACTCGGAACAGCATTCGAATGCTATTTACCTTCCGAAGTTCGACAAAAATAAACCGCTTTATATTGGATTCTTTAATACCGGCGCATACCAGGAAACAATCGGTGGTTTCGGAGGCTTAAAACACTGCCTGATTCCGGAGCCGAAACATGTGCTTATCCAGCGCGATGAACACGGGAAAATCGTGTCAGAGTTGTTTTCCAAGGAACAGACAGCTGATGACTTTATGCGAATACTCGGTTATCAACCATAA